The Oryza glaberrima chromosome 9, OglaRS2, whole genome shotgun sequence genome includes a window with the following:
- the LOC127784258 gene encoding protein WHAT'S THIS FACTOR 1, chloroplastic isoform X3, producing MARRLFSATRALLRAVPSPSPSSSAAAAAAAASLLPLLPCKRRRKLRKKLSSPRVAPIEPEAARRVPELDAVLDRDAAFRFLARARSFLASLPPPHRIPLAEAGKLYRELGFPRGRSVSRAAARHPLLFHLPRVDSVPHLALTPLMCSLLEEERRLHDQLLPTRVRAVRKLLMLADHRRIPLAKLHHCRAVLGLPDDFRDRVREFPGDFRVAVDPDGRDVLELARWDPALAVSALERDFVVDERRVRRTFRFAVPHSRSMPLDAEDADRLDAATTFPLVSPYTSGALLRPWTPEAEKYRVGVVHEFLSLTLEKRALIHHIFEFKEELGLTRHMHASLRKQSHAFYLAGTEMNWAVFLRDAYGGDGDLREKDPLVLFNEKLRRYACMTKMDSTTDAS from the coding sequence atggcgcgCCGCCTCTTCTCCGCCACGAGAGCGCTACTCCGAGCCGTTCCATCTCcgtctccttcttcttctgcggcggcggcggccgcggcggcctcgctcCTGCCGCTGCTGCCCTGCAAGCGGCGGAGGAAGCTCCGGAAGAAGCTGAGCAGCCCGCGCGTCGCGCCGATCGAGCCGGAGGCCGCGCGCCGCGTGCCGGAACTCGACGCCGTCCTCGACCGCGACGCCGCCTTCCGGTTCCTCGCCCGCGCGAGGTCGTTCCTggcctccctcccgccgccgcaccggatCCCCCTCGCGGAGGCCGGGAAGCTGTACCGCGAGCTCGGGTTCCCCCGCGGCCGCAGCgtgtcccgcgccgccgcgcgccacccgCTGCTCTTCCACCTCCCCAGGGTGGACTCCGTCCCGCACCTCGCGCTCACGCCGCTCATGTGCTCGCTCctggaggaggagcgccgcctGCACGACCAGCTCCTCCCCACGAGGGTGCGGGCCGTCCGGAAGCTCCTGAtgctcgccgaccaccgccgcATCCCGCTCGCGAAGCTCCACCACTGCCGCGCGGTGCTCGGCCTACCGGACGACTTCCGGGACCGCGTCCGCGAGTTCCCCGGCGACTtccgcgtcgccgtcgaccccgaCGGCCGCGACGTCCTCGAGCTGGCGCGGTGGGACCCGGCCCTCGCCGTGAGCGCGCTGGAGCGCGACTTCGTGGTGGACGAGCGCCGGGTCCGGCGCACGTTCCGCTTCGCCGTCCCGCACAGCCGGTCGATGCCGCTGGACGCGGAGGACGCCGACCGCCTGGACGCGGCGACCACGTTCCCGCTGGTCTCGCCGTACACCAGCGGCGCGCTGCTGAGGCCGTGGACGCCGGAGGCGGAGAAGTACCGCGTCGGCGTGGTGCACGAGTTCCTCAGCCTGACGCTGGAGAAGCGCGCGCTGATCCACCACATCTTCGAGTTCAAGGAGGAGCTCGGCCTCACGCGGCACATGCACGCGTCGCTGCGGAAGCAGAGCCACGCCTTCTACCTCGCCGGCACGGAGATGAACTGGGCCGTGTTCCTCAGGGACGcgtacggcggcgacggcgatctcAGGGAGAAGGACCCCCTCGTGCTGTTCAACGAGAAGCTGCGGCGCTACGCGTGCATGACCAAGATGGATTCCA
- the LOC127784258 gene encoding protein WHAT'S THIS FACTOR 1, chloroplastic isoform X2: protein MARRLFSATRALLRAVPSPSPSSSAAAAAAAASLLPLLPCKRRRKLRKKLSSPRVAPIEPEAARRVPELDAVLDRDAAFRFLARARSFLASLPPPHRIPLAEAGKLYRELGFPRGRSVSRAAARHPLLFHLPRVDSVPHLALTPLMCSLLEEERRLHDQLLPTRVRAVRKLLMLADHRRIPLAKLHHCRAVLGLPDDFRDRVREFPGDFRVAVDPDGRDVLELARWDPALAVSALERDFVVDERRVRRTFRFAVPHSRSMPLDAEDADRLDAATTFPLVSPYTSGALLRPWTPEAEKYRVGVVHEFLSLTLEKRALIHHIFEFKEELGLTRHMHASLRKQSHAFYLAGTEMNWAVFLRDAYGGDGDLREKDPLVLFNEKLRRYACMTKMDSSEARRS, encoded by the coding sequence atggcgcgCCGCCTCTTCTCCGCCACGAGAGCGCTACTCCGAGCCGTTCCATCTCcgtctccttcttcttctgcggcggcggcggccgcggcggcctcgctcCTGCCGCTGCTGCCCTGCAAGCGGCGGAGGAAGCTCCGGAAGAAGCTGAGCAGCCCGCGCGTCGCGCCGATCGAGCCGGAGGCCGCGCGCCGCGTGCCGGAACTCGACGCCGTCCTCGACCGCGACGCCGCCTTCCGGTTCCTCGCCCGCGCGAGGTCGTTCCTggcctccctcccgccgccgcaccggatCCCCCTCGCGGAGGCCGGGAAGCTGTACCGCGAGCTCGGGTTCCCCCGCGGCCGCAGCgtgtcccgcgccgccgcgcgccacccgCTGCTCTTCCACCTCCCCAGGGTGGACTCCGTCCCGCACCTCGCGCTCACGCCGCTCATGTGCTCGCTCctggaggaggagcgccgcctGCACGACCAGCTCCTCCCCACGAGGGTGCGGGCCGTCCGGAAGCTCCTGAtgctcgccgaccaccgccgcATCCCGCTCGCGAAGCTCCACCACTGCCGCGCGGTGCTCGGCCTACCGGACGACTTCCGGGACCGCGTCCGCGAGTTCCCCGGCGACTtccgcgtcgccgtcgaccccgaCGGCCGCGACGTCCTCGAGCTGGCGCGGTGGGACCCGGCCCTCGCCGTGAGCGCGCTGGAGCGCGACTTCGTGGTGGACGAGCGCCGGGTCCGGCGCACGTTCCGCTTCGCCGTCCCGCACAGCCGGTCGATGCCGCTGGACGCGGAGGACGCCGACCGCCTGGACGCGGCGACCACGTTCCCGCTGGTCTCGCCGTACACCAGCGGCGCGCTGCTGAGGCCGTGGACGCCGGAGGCGGAGAAGTACCGCGTCGGCGTGGTGCACGAGTTCCTCAGCCTGACGCTGGAGAAGCGCGCGCTGATCCACCACATCTTCGAGTTCAAGGAGGAGCTCGGCCTCACGCGGCACATGCACGCGTCGCTGCGGAAGCAGAGCCACGCCTTCTACCTCGCCGGCACGGAGATGAACTGGGCCGTGTTCCTCAGGGACGcgtacggcggcgacggcgatctcAGGGAGAAGGACCCCCTCGTGCTGTTCAACGAGAAGCTGCGGCGCTACGCGTGCATGACCAAGATGGATTCCA
- the LOC127784258 gene encoding protein WHAT'S THIS FACTOR 1, chloroplastic isoform X1: MARRLFSATRALLRAVPSPSPSSSAAAAAAAASLLPLLPCKRRRKLRKKLSSPRVAPIEPEAARRVPELDAVLDRDAAFRFLARARSFLASLPPPHRIPLAEAGKLYRELGFPRGRSVSRAAARHPLLFHLPRVDSVPHLALTPLMCSLLEEERRLHDQLLPTRVRAVRKLLMLADHRRIPLAKLHHCRAVLGLPDDFRDRVREFPGDFRVAVDPDGRDVLELARWDPALAVSALERDFVVDERRVRRTFRFAVPHSRSMPLDAEDADRLDAATTFPLVSPYTSGALLRPWTPEAEKYRVGVVHEFLSLTLEKRALIHHIFEFKEELGLTRHMHASLRKQSHAFYLAGTEMNWAVFLRDAYGGDGDLREKDPLVLFNEKLRRYACMTKMDSSGLLNFTVTLRALFLSSATDAS; this comes from the coding sequence atggcgcgCCGCCTCTTCTCCGCCACGAGAGCGCTACTCCGAGCCGTTCCATCTCcgtctccttcttcttctgcggcggcggcggccgcggcggcctcgctcCTGCCGCTGCTGCCCTGCAAGCGGCGGAGGAAGCTCCGGAAGAAGCTGAGCAGCCCGCGCGTCGCGCCGATCGAGCCGGAGGCCGCGCGCCGCGTGCCGGAACTCGACGCCGTCCTCGACCGCGACGCCGCCTTCCGGTTCCTCGCCCGCGCGAGGTCGTTCCTggcctccctcccgccgccgcaccggatCCCCCTCGCGGAGGCCGGGAAGCTGTACCGCGAGCTCGGGTTCCCCCGCGGCCGCAGCgtgtcccgcgccgccgcgcgccacccgCTGCTCTTCCACCTCCCCAGGGTGGACTCCGTCCCGCACCTCGCGCTCACGCCGCTCATGTGCTCGCTCctggaggaggagcgccgcctGCACGACCAGCTCCTCCCCACGAGGGTGCGGGCCGTCCGGAAGCTCCTGAtgctcgccgaccaccgccgcATCCCGCTCGCGAAGCTCCACCACTGCCGCGCGGTGCTCGGCCTACCGGACGACTTCCGGGACCGCGTCCGCGAGTTCCCCGGCGACTtccgcgtcgccgtcgaccccgaCGGCCGCGACGTCCTCGAGCTGGCGCGGTGGGACCCGGCCCTCGCCGTGAGCGCGCTGGAGCGCGACTTCGTGGTGGACGAGCGCCGGGTCCGGCGCACGTTCCGCTTCGCCGTCCCGCACAGCCGGTCGATGCCGCTGGACGCGGAGGACGCCGACCGCCTGGACGCGGCGACCACGTTCCCGCTGGTCTCGCCGTACACCAGCGGCGCGCTGCTGAGGCCGTGGACGCCGGAGGCGGAGAAGTACCGCGTCGGCGTGGTGCACGAGTTCCTCAGCCTGACGCTGGAGAAGCGCGCGCTGATCCACCACATCTTCGAGTTCAAGGAGGAGCTCGGCCTCACGCGGCACATGCACGCGTCGCTGCGGAAGCAGAGCCACGCCTTCTACCTCGCCGGCACGGAGATGAACTGGGCCGTGTTCCTCAGGGACGcgtacggcggcgacggcgatctcAGGGAGAAGGACCCCCTCGTGCTGTTCAACGAGAAGCTGCGGCGCTACGCGTGCATGACCAAGATGGATTCCA